Part of the Spiroplasma endosymbiont of Poecilobothrus nobilitatus genome is shown below.
CATGACAATTTGTTTTTTAAATTCTTCAGAGTATGAAGTTTTATTTCCCATTTTTATATTCCTTCTTTCTTAATAATTTTATCTAATTTTGAAGTCTATATAATTATGGTCCTAATAATTGTGGCCTATCTACTAATAAATTTATTAACAAGCGAGTTAATAATTATGAACAAGAAATTATCAGTGCCTTTAATAAAAGCCGCAAAATTTATGGGGCTCGCAAAATTAAAGTTATTTTAAACAGAAAAGATATCATCTTATCGCGGCGAAAAATCAGATTCTTTATGATCAAAAATAATTTGGTTTCTAAATACACCAAATTAAAATATCATAATCATAAAACAACAGTCAATAATGACCAAATTAATAATATTTTAAATCGTCAATTTAACAACAAAAAACCTAATGAAGTTATTGTTAGTGATTTAACATATGTTCAAGTTGGCGCTAAATGACATTATATTTGTTTATTAATTGACTTGTTTAATCGTGAAATAATTGGTTATAGTGCTGGGTCGAATAAAACAGCCGAACTGGTCCAACAAGCTTTTCATAAAATAACACGACCATTAAATCAAATAACTCTATTTCATACTGATCGTGGTAATGAGTTTAAAAATAAAATCATTGATGAAATTTTAATAACTTTTAATATTAAAAGATCATTAAGCAATAAAGGCTGCCCTTATGAAAATGCTGTGGCTGAAACAACTTACAAAACTTTTAAAACTGAATTTATTAAGGGTAAAAAATTTAAAAATTTAACACAATTAAAATACGAACTTTTTTATTTTGTGCATTGATATAACAATATTCGAATTCATGGCAGTTTAAATTATTTATCTCCAGTTACTTTTAGAAAACAAATGTCTATATAAAAAGTGTCCTAAAAAGTGTTGCCATTCCAAGTTGTTAAAGAAGATAAAATAAACTTATCTGCATTAAAATTTACTTCAAATGGTTTATTATTGTTAATATCAAATGTTTTTCTATTATATAATATAGTACCAAGAAGACGAATTATTGCACTAGTTTGTTTTATTTTTAATATATCTATAGATAACGTGTCTTTTGCTATTAAAGGATTAAGATTTTTAAATTGTTTCAATATTGTATCCTCACAATTATTTTTAAGGTGTTCTAAATTTCGAATTGGAACAACCCTAGATAAAGTTAACAATGGGATTATAATTAATTGTAAAATAATGTTATCAAAAACAAAGGCATCAAGAAAATATGGACGAGAAAAAATTGAGTGATTTAATGTCACTAAACGATTACGAATATGTTCTTCATCAATATCAAAACGTTCAATATTCCCAATATCAACTGTTGATGCTAATTCTAACAATGACTTAGGAGCATTTCTTTTCTCAATGTTATGATCTTTTATTTTAAAAATTACTTTTTTAATTACTTTTTTATTTAATAACATTTGTGGATAAGATATAGAAGTTTCTTTAATTTTAAGATATGCTCAAAAAGTATTGTCTAAAGTATTATAATTATCTTTTGGTATTTATAATTTAACTTCTTCCATTTTTGTTTTTGGATATTTTTCTTTTATTGCAAGTAAAATTGCTTCTGGTTTATTTTCGCTAATAGTGCCAAGGTCTTTTAATGCATTAAGGGGTTCTGTAGAAATTCATTCTTTATAATCTGTAGATTTAAATTCTATAATTCCATCTATTAATACATAAAAGTCATTTCTTAAATTGTCTTTTTTTTGCATTATCTGATAATGTATAAACATTATTTGCCAGTAAATTTGGAATAGTTCCAAAAGTTATAGTTACACTAATTAATAAGTGTAATATTTTTTTCATTTCTTTTTTCCTTTCTTTTATTAGTAAATAGTTAATTCTAAAATATTACTTTAATTTTGTAGAAAACTCTTGATATTTATAAAATATACCTAAAATTAGGTATATTTTTAATATAAGAGGTGAATAATTAATGGAAAAAATAATTGAAGAATTAATAAATAGTTTAACAGATGATCAATTTTTAGAATTTCATGAAAAAGTCAAAAAAGAAGCAGAATTAATTAAAAAAAAAAACGCTTAAATGAAATTGATCAAAAACTTATGGATAAAGGTATTAAATGTCCTAATTGTCAATCTTTTTATTGTGTTAAAAATGGTCATAATCCTGAAGGAAAACAAAAATATTTATGCAAAAAATGTCGTGCTAGTTTTGATGCTTTTCGTGATCATTTTACGTATTGAAGTCATTTAAATTATGAACAGTGAAATTTATTGATTCAAATTTCATTATTAGGCCAATCTAGTAAAATGATTTCCCGCTTTATTAAAACATCACCGAAAACCGCTTGATATAATCGCCAAAAAATAATGAAATCAAAACAATTAGAAAACACCCAATTAAAATTTAAAACGTTAAATGGCCAAATTCAAATCGATGAAACATTTATTAAAGAAATCCGCAAAGGTAATTTTAAAGATAAATTTGATAAAAGAAAAATTCATCTTGATTAATTTTCAACCAACACTAAATGTTGTATTCAAATGGCTGTTGATAGCAATAATAATATTTATGTTAAATCAACCAACACAAAACGATTACAAAAACAGTGAATTATTGAAAATATTAATAAACAATTAATCAAAGAAAATTCAATTATTATTTCTGACATGCAACCATTATATTTATTAGTATCAAAACAAACAAATTCTATTTTATTAGCAACTAAAACTAGCACAAATCCTGATGCTAGTTATCGGAAGTTAAATAAAATTAGTAAATTACAATCAAATCTTAAAGAATCCTTAATTCATTATCATGGCTTAGGTTTCACGAACATTCAAAATTATTTAAATCTCTGAAAATGAAAATACCAGCATAAAGGTTTAACGCCAAACCAACAATCATCGGTATTATATTTTAACGTATAAAAAAGTTAAATAACAATATTAAAAGTTTATATAATTTTCTTTTAAAGTTATCATATTGATGATTTTTTTTATTTCATCAAGAGTTTTCTACAAAATTAAAAAAAATATTATATCATTTTAATATTTTATGTTATTATCTAATTAATAGATTTGTTGCACTTGCATTTACAATTTACATTTTGTTTTAGCAAAAAAAAAAAAAACAATTATAAAATTGTTTTTTTATTATTTATTCTACAGTTAAAATTTTAACTTTATAAGGTTCTTGAATTCCCTTAATTTCAACTAAATCTCCAGCTTTTTTTCCAATAATAGCTTTTGAAATTGGTGATTCATTTGAAATTGTATTTTCAAAAGGATTAGCCTCAACAGCACCAACAATTTTTAGTTCATATTTTTTATTAATTAATAAATTAGTAAATGTTACTGTACTTCCCAACTTAATAATTCCCGTTTTTGATTTAACTTCCTTAATTTCTTTTGCTTTTGTTAATAGTGATTCAATTTCTTTAATTCGTCCTTCAACTTCCGCTTGACGGTTTCGCGCTGCATCATAATCAGCATTTTCTGATAAATCTCCCTGTGCACGAGCTTCTTTTAACTCTTCAATAACTTCGGGACGAATAACATTAATTAAATTATCTAATTCTTCTTGTAAGTCTTTAATTCCCTCTTTAGTTAACAAAATTTCTTCATTCATGGTGTTCTCTCCTTTTCTCTCTGTTTTTTAATTACAACAATCATTATTATACCTTAAAAAAGGCAATAATAATGGGGTTTTTTTAATTTTGTAGAAAACTCTTGATGAAATAAAAAAAATCATCAATATGATAACTTTAAAAGAAAATTATATAAGCTTTTAATATTGTTATTTAACTTTTTTATACGTTAAAATATAATACCGATGATTGTTGGTTTGGCGTTAAACCTTTATGCCGGTATTTTCATTTTCAGAGATTTAAATAATTTTGAATGTTCGTGAAACCTAAGCCATGATAATGAATTAAGGATTCTTTAAGATTTGATTGTAATTTACTAATTTTATTTAACTTCCGATAACTAGCATCAGGATTTGTGCTAGTTTTAGTTGCTAATAAAATAGAATTTGTTTGTTTTGCTACTAATAAATATAATGGTTTCATGTCAGAAATAATAATTGAATTTTCTTTGATTAATTGTTTATTAATATTTTCAATAATTCACTGTTTTTGTAATCGTTTTGTGTTGGTTGATTTAACATAAATATTATTATTGCTATCAACAGCCATTTGAATACAACATTTAGTGTTGGTTGAAAATGAATCAAGATAAATTTTTCTTTTATCAAATTTATCTTTAAAATTACCTTTGTGGATTTCTTTAATAAATGTTTCATCGATTTGAATTTTGCCATTTAACATTTTAAATTTTAATTGGGTGTTTTCTAATTGTTTTGATTTCATTATTTTTTGGCGATTATATCAAGCGGTTTTCGGTGATGTTTTAATAAAGCGGGAAATCATTTTACTAGATTGGCCTAATAATGAAATTTGAATCAATAAATTTCATTTCATTGTTCATATTTTAAATGACTTCAATACGTAAAATGATCACGAAAAGCATCAAAACTAGCACGAAATTTTTTGCATAAATATTTTTGTTTTCCTTCAGGATTATGACCATTTTTAACACAATAAAAAGATTGACAATTAGGACATTTAATACCTTTATCCCTAAATTTTTGATCAATTTCATTTAAGCGTTTTTGTTTTTTAATTAATTATGCTTCTTTTTTGACTTTTTCATGAAATTATAAAAATTGATCATCTGTTAAACTATTTATTAATTCTTCAATTATTTTTTCCATTAATTATTCACCTCTTATATTAAAAATATACCTAATTTTAGGTATATTTTATAAATATCAAGAGTTTTCTACAAAATTAAAGGGTTTTTTTATTTTTTATCAAGTAATAAAGCCTTAATTTTTGTTGCAATCATATCAATTGCAATTTCATTTCCTTCATAATATGGCACAATAATATCGGCATATTTAATACTTGGTTCAACAAAGTACTCATGCATTGGTTTTACTGTTGTTAAATACTAATTAATAATACTTTCGACTGTTCGTCCCCGTTCTGATAAATCACGTGTTAAACGTCGAATAAAACGAATATCATCTTCTGTTTTAATAAAGATTTTAATATCCGATAATTTACGAATTTCTTCTAATGCTAAACCTAAAATACCATCAATAATAATATAGAGTGCACCCATTTTAGTAAGTACTAATAAAAAAGTTGGATAGGCTACATTTGGATAGGCCACAATTATTAGGGCCATAATTATATAGACTTCAAAATTAGATAAAATTATTAATAAAGAAGGAATATAAAAATGGGAAATAAAACTTCATACTCTGAAGAATTTAAAAAACAAATTGTCATGCTATATAAAAATGGTAAAAGTGTTATTAATATAGGGCAAGAATATAATTTACCAAAACCAACTATTTATAGTTGAGTTAAAAATTATAATAATTCTGGTTCATTTAAAGCAAAAGACAATCGCACACTAGAAGAAAATGAAATAATAACTTTACGAAAAGAACTTAAAGACTTGAAAATGGAAAATGACATTTTAAAGCAAGCCGCACTGATAATGGCCAAAAAATAACAATAATTAATAACAACAAAACAAAATATTCAGTAAGAAAAATATGTAAGATTTTGGTTTTATCAAAATCAACGTATTATTATCAAACTAATAAATGTATTAACAAGCAAGTTAATAATTATGAACAAGAAATTATCAGTGCCTTTAATAAAAGTCGCAAAATTTATGGGGCTCGCAAAATTAAAGTTATTTTAAACAGAAAAGATATCATCTTATCGCGGCGAAAAATCAGATTCTTTATGATCAAAAATAATTTGGTTTCTAAATACACCAAATTAAAATATCATAATCATAAAACAACAGTCAATAATTACCAAATTAATAATATTTTAAATCGTCAATTTAACAGCAAAAAACCTAATGAAGTTATTGTTAGTGATTTAACATATGTTCAAGTTGACGCTAAATGACATTATATTTGTTTATTAATTGACTTGTTTAATCGTGAAATAATTGGTTATAGTGCTGGGCCGAATAAAACAGCCGAACTGGTCCAACAATCTTTTCATAAAATAACACGACCATTAAATCAAATAACTCTATTTCATACTGATCGTGGTAATGAGTTTAAAAATAAAATCATTGATGAAATTTTAATAACTTTTAATATTAAAAGATCATTAAGCAATAAAGGCTGCCCTTATGATAATGCTGTGGCTGAAACAACTTACAAAACTTTTAAAACTGAATTTATTAAGGGTAAAAAATTTAAAAATTTAACACAATTAAAACTTTAATTTTGTATAAAACTCTTGATATTTATAAAATATACCTAAAATTAGGTATATTCTTAATATAAGAGGTTAATAATTAATGGAAAAAATAATTGAAGAATTAATAAATAGTTTAACAGATGATCAATTTTTAGAATTTCATGAAAAAGTCAAAAAAGAAGCAGAATTAATTAAAAAACAAAAACGCTTAAATGAAATTGATCAAAAATTTAGGGATAAAAGTATTAAATGTCCTAATTGTCAATCTTTTTATTGTGTTAAAAATGGTCATAATCCTGAAGGAAAACAAAAATATTTATGCAAAAAATGTCGTGCTAGTTTTGATGCTTTTCGTGATCATTTTACGTATTGAAGTCATTTAAATTATGAACAGTGAAATTTATTGATTCAAATTTCATTATTAGGCCAATCTAGTAAAATGATTTCCCACTTTATTAAAACATCACCGAAAACCGCTTGATATAATCGCCAAAAAATAATGAAATCAAAACAATTAGAAAACACCCAATTAAAATTTAAAACGTTGAATGGCCAAATTAAAATCGATGAAACATTTATTAAAGAAATCCACAAAGGTAATTTTAAAGATAAATTTGATAAAAGAAAAATTCATCTTGATTCATTTTCAACCAACACTAAATGTTGTGTTCAAATGGCTGTTGATAGCAATAATAATATTTATGTTAAATCAACCAACACAAAACGATTACAAAAACAGTGAATTATTGAAAATATTAATAAACAATTAATCAAAGAAAATTCAATTATTATTTCTGACATGCAACCATTATATTTATTAGTAGCAAAACAAACAAATTCTATTTTATTAGCAACTAAAACTAGTACAAATCCTGATGCTAGTTATCGGAAGTTAAATAAAATTAGTAAATTACAATCAAATATTAAAGAATCCTTAATTCATTATCATGGCTTAGGTTTCACGAACATTCAAAATTATTTAAATCTCTGAAAATGAAAATACCAGCATAAAGGTTTAACGCCAAACCAACAATCATCGGTATTATATTTTAACGTATAAAAAAGTTAAATAACAATATTAAAAGTTTATATAATTTTCTTTTAAAGTTATCATATTGATGATTTTTTTTATTTCATCAAGAGTTTTCTACAAAATTAAAACAATTAAAATAAGAACTTTTTGATTTTGTGCATTGATGTAACAATATTCGAATTCATGGCAGTTTAAATTATTTATCTCCAGTTACTTTTAGAAAACAAATGTCTATATAAAAAGTGTCCTAAAAAGTGTTACCATTCCATAATAATTCACTCAGATCACGGATATCAATATACATCCACTATTTATCACGATAAATGTTTATCTAACGGTATTATAATTTAAATGGGGAAAAAATACCACTGTGCAGATAATATTGTTATAGAAAGTTTTCATTCATTGCTCAAGAAAGCTACAATCCATAATAAAATATATAATTCACATGAAGAATATATACAAGATGTTATAAAATGAAATACATGATATTCAAATCGTAAAGAAAAAGATATAATTAAAAAATAGTAAATACTTTTTATTAGTACTTACTAAAATTGGTGCACTCTAATAAATACTTTTTTTATTTTCTATTCTACTATCTAAAAAATCATAAATAGCTTGATAATTTGGTTCATTTCCAATTGGATTAACAATTTCAAGATATTCTACAATATTATCTTGGTTTAAGATAAGAACTGCTCGTGGCAAAATTTGCAAAGCAGTAAAAACTAATCCTGTCTTTGCCCCAAAATCACGATAATTATAATCTGACACTAAAAAATGTGCTTCATCTCTAAAAGATTCACAACATCTTTCTTGCGCAAATGGTAAATCACGCGAGACTGTGATTAATCGTGCATTAGGATAGGCTTTCATATTTTTGTTAAATTTAACAGTTTGAGTATAACAAACACTTGTATCAATACTTGGAATTACCGTTATAACTTTATATTGTGTTTTAACATCACTAAGATGAAAATCACTCATATCAGCATTAATTCCTTTAAATTCTAACTTAACGCCAACTTTAATAATATCTTGGGTAAAATTTGAAAATACATCCCCATCTAATTTAAATGCTCCCATTTTTATGGCCTCCTCTTTTTTCATTTTTTCTTCATTATTAATGAGATGAGCTCCATCTCCGTTAATAATCATACTATTATTTTTAGTTACAGTAAATTCTGCTTCAATAATATTTTGTTCAAAATAATCATTATTTTGATAAACATCGCTTAGTTTAATCACACGTTGGTTTGTAGAGCCAATTAATCGTCGTTTTTTATCTAACTTTTCAATAATAAATGGTCCATCAATTAAAATATCAATTTTAGATAAAATTGCTGGATGCTTTTCTTGCAATAGTTCATATAAAAAACCAGAAAAAACAATTACTGTTAAATTATTTGTTTGACATAAAGTGACTAGTTCTAAGAGCGCTCGTGGCTGAATAAATGGTTCTCCCCCTAAAATGGTAATCCCTTCAATTTGAAAGCGCTCTTTAGCGTCTATAATCGCCTTAAAAAGGTCACTCACTTCCATTACATTCCGATTAATGAGAGGAATCATTTCCTGATTACTACATCCTTTGCAATTAATAATACAACCTTGCATTCATAATGCGAATCGTTTTCCAGGTCCTTCAATTGTTGTAAAAGAAACAAAACGATTAAAATTAATTAAATTACTCATTTTTTATTTAAAACAATATTCAATTTGATGACCATTTGCTTGTGCTAATATTGTTTCTCCAGCTTTAAATTTAGTTTGATTTGCAAAAATAAACGAACTCAGCCCATCAACCACATGCTTTTCAATACTATTTAACAAATCACGACCACCTTTTTTATCATCAGCATCCTGAATAATAATTGGTAAAATTTGTGGTAAATCCATAAATTCTAATTTAATCTTATATTTTTCTCAAACAGCTGTTTGAATTGGTTGTAATTTTTGCGTAATTAATTTTGCTTTAAAATTAATATCTTTAATAAAATTAAACGGAATAATATTATTTCCAATTCGCCCTAATAATTCTGGTCGTTTTAATTCAGTTCGAAAATGATCAGATACTTTTTGAATAAATTGCTTTTCAATTTCTAAAAATGATAAATTATCATCAACTTCACTTGCACCAATATTTGAAGTAAAAATAATAAACGAATCAGAAAAAGTAACAGTTTGACCTTTATTATCAGTTAAACGACCATCTTCTAAAATTTGTAAGAATTTATCTAAAATTCGTGGATGAGCTTTTTCAATTTCATCAAATAAAAGTACACTAAACGGTTTTTCTTTAATTGCATTTGTTAATTGTCCACCTTCTTCATAACCAACATAACCTGGTGGTGCACCAATTAATTTTTGATCACTTGCTTCTTGGTTATATTCCGACATATCAAACCGAATACAATTTTTTTCATCACCAAATAAAAATTTGGCCAATGCTTTTGATAATTCAGTTTTCCCTACTCCAGTTGGTCCAACAAAAAACAATATACCTTTTGGTTTTGTTCGTTTTGACGAATATTGAACACCTGATAATCCAGTAAAAGCTTTATAAACAACATTCTTCACTTTTTCAATGGCATGATCTTGACCAATAACTCGTTTTTTTAATTCTTTTTCAATAGTTGCTAATTTTTCATAATTCATTTCTTCTCATGGTGAAACTTTATCGCCGTATTGATAAGAATTTAATAATTTTTCAAATGGTAAGCGTTCTGAAATATTATTTGAAAACTTAATTAATTGATAAACTTCTTTCAAAGTTCACCCTTCCATCGTATCATAAATATCTTGTAATTTTAAAATATCAGTATTTAAATCTTCGGTAATTTTAAAAAAATTCTTATTAGTTAAAATGAACTTTTCTCGTTCTTCACGATTTGGTTTTGTTAAAGTAATTGTTGTTACATCTGGATTATGCAAATAAAATGAAGTTGGTAATTTCCCGACACTATTAGTGATAAAAATAATAGCTGTATCAAAATCAATTATTTCTGATTGATCAAATTTTTTATCTCGAAAAGCTTTACTTAATGAAATTAAATTAACACGTTCTTCTTCGCTCAAAGTCTGTTCATTAGAAAATAAATAATCAGAAAAATCAGCAATAAAAGCAACTTTTTTAGAACTTGCAACTAACATATTACGACGAACAATGGTAAAAAATTCTGCTAAAGTTGGAAATTGTCCCGTTGGACCATTCTTTTGTTCATTTGCATTTTTAATTACTTCTTGACCAAAATCATATTCTTCGCCTCCTTTACTTTTCTGTTGTGTTTCTGCTGTTAATGTTAAATTTTTCAGATTTCCTCCGCTTAGACCATCAATCCGGTCTCACATAAAAATATCATTAAAACCCTTTTCTCTTAATAATTCAAATAATCGATCTTTTAAGCCAACATAACCACTATTTGTTTGATAAATATCATTAACATTGCCTTCAAGAATAACACATCGCTTAATTCCAATTTGATTTTTTAACTTATCTAAATTACTTTTTACACTCATTTATAGTCACCTCTAACTATTTCTTTAATTATAATGTTTTTTAACCTAAAAATGTTAATTATTTCTTTTAATTTTGTAGAAAACTCTTGATGAAATAAAAAAATCATCAATATGATAACTTTAAAAGAAAATTATATAAACTTTTAATATTGTTATTTAACTTTTTTATACGTTAAAATATAATATCGATGATTGTTGGTTTGACGTTAAACCTTTATGCTGGTATTTTCATTTTCAGAGATTTAAATAATTTTGAATGTTCGTGAAACCTAAGCCATGATAATGAATTAAGGATTCTTTAAGATTTGATTGTAATTTACTAATTTTATTTAACTTCCGATAACTAGCATCAGGATTTGTACTAGTTTTAGTTGCTAATAAAATAGAATTTGTTTGTTTTGCTACTAATAAATATAATGGTTGCATGTCATAAATAATAATTGAATTTTCTTTGATTAATTGTTTATTAATATTTTCAATAATTCACTGTTTTTGTAATCGTTTTGTGTTGGTTGATTTAACATAAATATTATTATTGCTATCAACAGCCATTTGAATACAACATTTAGTGTTGGTTGAAAATGAATAAAGATGAATTTTTCTTTTATCAAATTTATCTTTAAAATTACCTTTGTGGATTTCTTTAATAAATGTTTCATCGATTTTAATTTGGCCATTTAACGTTTTAAATTTTAATTGGGTGTTTTCTAATTATTTTGATTTCATTATTTTTTGGCGATTATATCAAGCGGTTTTCGGTGATGTTTTAATAAAGCGGGAAATCATTTTACTAGATTGGCCTAATAATGAAATTTGAATCAATAAATTTCACTGTTCATAATTTAAATGACTTCAATACGTAAAATGATCACGAAAAGCATCAAAACTAGCACGACATTTTTTGCATAAATATTTTTGTTTCCCTTCAGGATTATGACCATTTTTAACACAATAAAAAGATTGACAATTAGGACATTTAATACCTTTATCCCCAAATTTTTGATCAATTTCATTTAAGTGTTTTTGTTTTTTAATTAATTCTGCTTCTTTTTTGACTTTTTCATGAAATTCTAAAAATTAATCATCTGTTAAACTATTTATTAATTCTTCAATTATTTTTTCCATTAATTATTCACCTCTTATATTAAAAATATACCTAATTTTAGGTATATTTTATAAATATCAAGAGTTTTCTACAAAATTAAAGATTATTTTTTTTTGATTTACTATCAATTTGAATCTTTGCCTGATTAATAATTTTATCAGGATTTAAATAAGATTTTTTCATTTCTTTTGATAAAGAAACATCATACATTGATAAATCGTTAATAAACGGTTGCTCATCTGTATCATGTGTATGACCTTCATAACCTTCAAATTTATATGTAAATCGCCCATCTAAATATACTTTAAAAATTGCCTCTTCTCCTGTTACTTTTTTTGCATAAACAATAACTAAACTATCTTCATTTTCTTTCGTAATACGAATATCATTACTTTCAACAATAAAACCACGTTTTTGAATTGCTTGTAAAATTGATGTAATAGCATGTTTCCGCGCTGATTCATCTAATTGTTTATTAATAATTTGATTTTGTAATGCTAAAGCTTTTGCATTTAAAACAGTAGTATCAGCTGCTGGAATTTGGGCAAATTCTTCTAATGCTGGACCTAATTCTGTATTAACAACTTTATCATCACTAATTTGTTTTTTAAAACTGCTAAGATATTGTTTTTTCAAAAAATCAGTTGAAGTATGATAATTTTTAATTTCTGTTTGAACAAGGCCAGAAATAGCCTCTGGGTTTAAATTACTGAAATGATTCTTATTTGTTTTAAAAAAATTCATAATAAAAGCTTTTGATTCATTTTCATCAAACATTGCTATTAATTCATGTTCTAATTGTTGATAATTTAAATTAACTCGGTTTTTTAAATTAGATAACCGTTGTTTTGTTTCATCTTCAATTACTTTTATTTTCAAAACTTCAATTTTTTGTTGAATTTCTGCTAAACGAAGGGTTTTTTGTTCCAATAAAAAATTAACTCTTTTTGCCAATTCTAATTCAACATGTTCAACTTTAGTAAATTCTTTTACTAATGGGTTATCCTCTAAATCAGTTAAAATTTGATTTAACTCAACTAAATATTGTTTAATTTGTTGACAATTTAACCCACTAGCATCAATTTCTTGTAATTGTTGTAGTAATAATTTTAAATTATCTTTAACAAAATTAATATTTAAATTTAATCGCTCAATCTTTTTTTGGTAATTATACATTACTTGTTCAACACTCATACTCATTTATATTAACGCCTCTTCTAATTCAAGTTTTATTTTTTTTAAAGCATCCCGATTTTTATTATCATTGTGTTCATTCCGTGCTTTCTCACAATATAAATATAATGTTAATTCTTGATAAAGTTGCATAATTTGTTTATATTTATTTTTGTCAAAAACATCTTTTAAAACAAATAATTTTTCATTAATATACCGTACAAATTGATGCTTTGTTTTTAAAAGTGGATTGATTTTTTCTTCCATTAAATTCATTAAATATAATGCCGCCTTATCAAAAGAACATAAATTAAGATATTCATGAAATTTGCTTTCA
Proteins encoded:
- a CDS encoding transposase is translated as MENTQLKFKTLNGQIKIDETFIKEIHKGNFKDKFDKRKIHLYSFSTNTKCCIQMAVDSNNNIYVKSTNTKRLQKQWIIENINKQLIKENSIIIYDMQPLYLLVAKQTNSILLATKTSTNPDASYRKLNKISKLQSNLKESLIHYHGLGFTNIQNYLNLWKWKYQHKGLTSNQQSSILYFNV
- a CDS encoding AAA family ATPase → MSVKSNLDKLKNQIGIKRCVILEGNVNDIYQTNSGYVGLKDRLFELLREKGFNDIFMWDRIDGLSGGNLKNLTLTAETQQKSKGGEEYDFGQEVIKNANEQKNGPTGQFPTLAEFFTIVRRNMLVASSKKVAFIADFSDYLFSNEQTLSEEERVNLISLSKAFRDKKFDQSEIIDFDTAIIFITNSVGKLPTSFYLHNPDVTTITLTKPNREEREKFILTNKNFFKITEDLNTDILKLQDIYDTMEGWTLKEVYQLIKFSNNISERLPFEKLLNSYQYGDKVSPWEEMNYEKLATIEKELKKRVIGQDHAIEKVKNVVYKAFTGLSGVQYSSKRTKPKGILFFVGPTGVGKTELSKALAKFLFGDEKNCIRFDMSEYNQEASDQKLIGAPPGYVGYEEGGQLTNAIKEKPFSVLLFDEIEKAHPRILDKFLQILEDGRLTDNKGQTVTFSDSFIIFTSNIGASEVDDNLSFLEIEKQFIQKVSDHFRTELKRPELLGRIGNNIIPFNFIKDINFKAKLITQKLQPIQTAVWEKYKIKLEFMDLPQILPIIIQDADDKKGGRDLLNSIEKHVVDGLSSFIFANQTKFKAGETILAQANGHQIEYCFK